The Nitriliruptor alkaliphilus DSM 45188 genome includes a region encoding these proteins:
- a CDS encoding MerR family transcriptional regulator: MAKRMTIDELAQATGVSSRNIRYYQTRGLLPPPEVSGRLGYYDRRHIDRLSLIQELQAEGLNLQAIGWLLSGGATVDTGELRKMKRALLDQWVVEQPVELPVEQALQGYEGADPDGAEAQRAADLGLFEATEDPEKVRVRMPSVLEAGRELSEMGASIGRQLDVLEQMRTHAMAVAQIYVELFDDVVLADWDARGRPAEEWQRVREALERIRPLAGDALLAVFHQVMAQAVADRVEEAARPDEAAPPA; the protein is encoded by the coding sequence ATGGCCAAGCGCATGACGATCGACGAGCTGGCCCAGGCGACCGGCGTCTCGAGCCGGAACATCCGCTACTACCAGACCCGCGGGCTGCTGCCTCCCCCGGAGGTCAGCGGGCGGCTCGGCTACTACGACCGGCGTCACATCGACCGGCTGTCGCTCATCCAGGAGCTGCAGGCCGAGGGCCTGAACCTGCAGGCGATCGGCTGGCTGCTCAGCGGCGGGGCCACGGTCGACACCGGTGAGCTGCGGAAGATGAAGCGCGCGTTGCTCGACCAGTGGGTCGTGGAGCAGCCCGTCGAACTGCCCGTCGAGCAGGCCCTCCAGGGCTACGAGGGCGCCGACCCCGACGGCGCCGAGGCCCAGCGCGCCGCCGACCTCGGCCTGTTCGAGGCGACGGAGGACCCCGAGAAGGTGCGGGTGCGGATGCCGTCGGTCCTCGAGGCCGGACGTGAACTGAGCGAGATGGGCGCGTCCATCGGCCGTCAGCTCGACGTGCTCGAGCAGATGCGTACCCACGCGATGGCCGTCGCCCAGATCTACGTCGAGCTGTTCGACGACGTGGTGCTCGCCGACTGGGACGCGAGGGGACGGCCCGCCGAGGAGTGGCAGCGGGTCCGCGAGGCGCTCGAGCGCATCCGCCCCCTGGCCGGCGACGCCCTCCTCGCGGTGTTCCACCAGGTGATGGCGCAGGCGGTCGCCGACCGCGTCGAGGAAGCCGCGCGACCCGACGAGGCCGCCCCACCCGCCTGA
- a CDS encoding alpha/beta hydrolase: MRKVLGTTAAVLAVVFVLGLGAGGWYYTAELLPAPQPEDPTYDVEVVAVDGSSGEVTLTASEGDLVELERLGFWTATATLELGEVLATDDEAVTRTATVLDGDWPEPGDVGTARATTFRGDPMEALGLPFEDVDVAGPDGVLPAWFVPGDDEADVARQGDVAVMVHGRGATREELHRTLRSVHAVGLDALVVSVRNDPEAPADPDGWGRFGDTEWEDLQAAVDHLVEQEGAERLVVVGSSQGASLTLGWLRRGEHGDRAIGAVLTSPLVSMHDTLVLQAQGRDIPDLAIPPLLWSTKIIATLRSGMRFHRLEHAADDVVDAYDVPMLVTHGTGDSTVPFDGSRQLADARPDLVQLEVYDDVEHVREWNADPDRFDTDLTAFLTSVLD; encoded by the coding sequence ATGCGCAAGGTCCTCGGCACCACCGCGGCCGTGCTGGCGGTGGTGTTCGTCCTCGGTCTCGGCGCCGGCGGCTGGTACTACACCGCCGAGTTGCTGCCCGCTCCGCAGCCCGAGGACCCGACCTACGACGTCGAGGTCGTCGCGGTGGACGGGTCCAGCGGCGAGGTCACCCTGACCGCGAGTGAGGGCGACCTCGTGGAGCTGGAACGTCTCGGGTTCTGGACGGCGACCGCGACGTTGGAGCTCGGCGAGGTCCTGGCCACTGACGACGAGGCAGTCACCCGCACCGCGACCGTGCTCGACGGCGACTGGCCCGAGCCAGGTGACGTCGGGACCGCCCGCGCCACCACCTTCCGAGGCGACCCGATGGAGGCGCTCGGGTTGCCGTTCGAGGACGTCGACGTCGCCGGTCCCGACGGCGTCCTGCCCGCCTGGTTCGTACCCGGCGACGACGAGGCGGACGTGGCCCGGCAGGGTGACGTCGCCGTCATGGTTCACGGCCGTGGCGCCACCCGCGAGGAGCTGCACCGGACGCTCCGGTCCGTCCACGCCGTCGGCCTCGACGCGCTGGTGGTCAGCGTCCGCAACGACCCGGAGGCTCCCGCGGACCCCGACGGCTGGGGCCGGTTCGGCGACACCGAGTGGGAGGACCTGCAGGCGGCCGTCGACCACCTCGTCGAGCAGGAGGGGGCCGAGCGGCTGGTGGTCGTCGGCTCGTCGCAGGGCGCCTCGTTGACGCTCGGGTGGCTGCGTCGCGGTGAGCACGGTGACCGGGCGATCGGCGCGGTGCTGACCAGCCCCCTGGTGTCCATGCACGACACCCTCGTCCTGCAGGCGCAGGGACGTGACATCCCCGACCTCGCGATCCCACCGCTGCTGTGGTCCACGAAGATCATCGCGACGCTGCGCTCGGGCATGCGCTTCCACCGCCTCGAGCACGCCGCCGACGACGTGGTCGACGCCTACGACGTACCGATGCTGGTCACCCACGGCACCGGCGACAGCACCGTCCCGTTCGACGGCAGCCGCCAGCTCGCGGACGCACGTCCGGACCTCGTCCAGCTCGAGGTCTACGACGACGTCGAACACGTCCGGGAGTGGAACGCCGACCCGGACCGCTTCGACACCGACCTGACCGCCTTCCTGACCTCCGTCCTCGACTGA
- a CDS encoding phospholipid carrier-dependent glycosyltransferase, with amino-acid sequence MTRRRRSAAIVATLAVAASAAAVALTHLGTPPGIVFDEAYYVGDARAMLATGVDDGFAVHPPLGKWVIALGITVVGDSPVGWRIGGALLAVLAVAATVELGRRLTGRIGLGVVAGALVALDGVWLTLARMAMLDAALAALVTLGTLALVVDHQRATSRASDVTVRTGRDAEGVSAGHLVAPRVSRAPLVAAGILFGLATATKWSGLLALGGAGLLAAGWELAARRRRATERLGPREVARAAAPVALALIIAPIAVYALSWVPWLVGYPASHTAAAQCEPIEAAGGTCDPSLGDRVAGLARHHGAVLRFHTGLDADHPYRAPATTWPTQHRPVVAHYESCDEDGTHGEDGEPCLGVPGKASEVAILGNPALWWSALVLVPLAAAALRRREGTAVVPLVMLGAQYLPWLVVARPVFSFYTAPLVPALALAVVIAGAELDRSARRLVTLPIGAGAAIVAGATASLLGAATPTAVAVAVLGATAGTGVGGVIDGRRGHQRGVPDPARPLGTTISWLVLAAAVALFVYFSPLWYGVPVDEAVLRQRWWLHSWV; translated from the coding sequence GTGACCCGACGCCGCCGCTCCGCCGCGATCGTTGCGACGCTCGCCGTCGCGGCGTCGGCCGCCGCCGTGGCCCTGACCCACCTCGGCACGCCGCCGGGCATCGTCTTCGACGAGGCCTACTACGTCGGTGATGCCCGGGCGATGCTGGCCACGGGAGTCGATGACGGGTTCGCGGTGCACCCGCCCCTCGGCAAGTGGGTCATCGCGCTCGGGATCACCGTCGTCGGTGACAGCCCGGTGGGGTGGCGGATCGGCGGCGCGTTGCTGGCGGTGCTGGCCGTCGCCGCGACGGTGGAGCTCGGTCGGCGGCTGACCGGCCGCATCGGCCTCGGCGTGGTGGCCGGCGCGCTCGTCGCGCTCGACGGGGTATGGCTGACCCTGGCACGGATGGCGATGCTCGATGCGGCGCTCGCGGCACTGGTGACCCTCGGGACCCTGGCCCTGGTGGTCGATCACCAGCGCGCCACGTCCCGGGCCAGCGACGTCACCGTCCGCACCGGTCGTGACGCCGAGGGTGTCAGCGCGGGCCACCTCGTCGCCCCGCGGGTGTCCCGGGCGCCGCTGGTCGCTGCCGGCATCCTGTTCGGTCTGGCCACCGCGACCAAGTGGTCGGGGCTGCTCGCGCTCGGCGGCGCGGGGCTGCTGGCGGCCGGCTGGGAGCTGGCCGCACGCAGGCGACGTGCGACGGAGCGCCTCGGACCCCGCGAGGTGGCGCGTGCCGCCGCCCCCGTCGCGCTCGCCCTGATCATCGCCCCTATCGCCGTGTACGCCCTCAGCTGGGTGCCGTGGCTCGTCGGCTACCCCGCCAGCCACACGGCGGCTGCGCAGTGCGAGCCGATCGAGGCCGCCGGCGGGACGTGCGACCCGTCGCTCGGGGATCGGGTCGCCGGCCTCGCCCGGCACCACGGCGCCGTCCTTCGCTTCCACACCGGCCTCGACGCGGACCACCCCTACCGCGCCCCGGCGACGACCTGGCCGACCCAGCACCGGCCGGTGGTCGCCCACTACGAGAGCTGCGACGAGGACGGCACCCACGGCGAGGACGGCGAGCCGTGCCTCGGGGTGCCGGGGAAGGCCAGCGAAGTCGCCATCCTCGGCAACCCCGCGCTGTGGTGGTCCGCACTCGTCCTGGTCCCGCTGGCAGCCGCCGCGCTGCGCCGCCGGGAGGGCACGGCGGTCGTCCCGTTGGTGATGCTCGGGGCGCAGTACCTGCCGTGGTTGGTCGTCGCCCGGCCCGTCTTCAGCTTCTACACCGCCCCGCTCGTACCGGCGCTCGCCCTGGCCGTGGTGATCGCCGGCGCCGAGCTGGACCGATCGGCCCGGCGGCTGGTGACCCTCCCGATCGGTGCGGGGGCGGCGATCGTGGCCGGCGCCACAGCGTCGTTGCTGGGCGCCGCGACCCCCACGGCCGTGGCGGTCGCGGTCCTCGGCGCGACCGCTGGCACCGGCGTCGGCGGCGTGATCGACGGACGCCGGGGACACCAGCGAGGTGTGCCTGACCCGGCTCGGCCGCTCGGCACGACGATCTCGTGGCTCGTTCTGGCAGCGGCCGTGGCGCTCTTCGTGTACTTCTCCCCCCTCTGGTACGGCGTGCCGGTGGACGAAGCGGTGCTGCGCCAGCGCTGGTGGCTGCACAGCTGGGTGTGA